A single Chaetodon trifascialis isolate fChaTrf1 chromosome 18, fChaTrf1.hap1, whole genome shotgun sequence DNA region contains:
- the eloca gene encoding elongin C paralog a: MDGEERTYGGCEGPDAMYVKLISSDGHEFIVKREHALTSGTIKAMLSGPGQFAENETNEVNFREIPSHVLSKVCMYFTYKVRYTNSSTEIPEFPIAPEIALELLMAANFLDC; encoded by the exons ATGG ACGGAGAAGAGAGAACCTACGGTGGCTGTGAAGGGCCAGATGCCATGTATGTGAAGTTGATCTCATCGGATGGCCATGAATTTATTGTGAAAAGAGAACACGCCTTGACATCTGGGACCATCAAAGCCATGTTAAGCGGGCCAG GTCAGTTTGCTGAGAATGAAACCAATGAAGTGAACTTCAGGGAGATTCCATCTCACGTTCTGTCCAAGGTCTGCATGTACTTCACCTACAAGGTCCGTTACACCAACAGCTCCACAGAAATACCCGAATTCCCCATCGCTCCAGAGATCGCACTGGAACTGCTCATGGCTGCAAACTTTTTGGATTGCTAA
- the ube2wb gene encoding probable ubiquitin-conjugating enzyme E2 W-B isoform X2, which produces MASMQKRLQKELLALQNDPPPGMTLNEKSVQNTITQWIVDMEGAPGTLYEGEKFQLLFKFSSRYPFDSPQVMFTGENIPVHPHVYSNGHICLSILTEDWSPALSVQSVCLSIISMLSSCKEKRRPPDNSFYVRTCNKNPKKTKWWYHDDTC; this is translated from the exons ATGGCGTCGATGCAG AAAAGGCTACAAAAGGAATTATTAGCCCTGCAAAATGATCCACCCCCAGGAATGACTCTGAACGAGAAAAGTGTACAGAACACCATTACACA GTGGATTGTAGACATGGAGGGAGCCCCTGGCACACTGTACGAAGGAGAGaaatttcagctgcttttcaaaTTTAGTAGTCGATATCCCTTTGATTCACCTCAG GTAATGTTCACAGGAGAGAATATACCTGTCCACCCTCATGTGTATAGTAACGGTCACATCTGTCTATCTATTCTGACGGAAGATTGGTCGCCAGCCCTCTCAGTGCAATCAGTTTGTCTTAGCATTATCAGCATGTTGTCCAGCTGCAAAGAAAAG AGACGACCGCCTGATAACTCCTTTTATGTAAGAACGTGTAACAAAAATCCAAAGAAGACAAAATGGTGGTATCACG ATGATACATGCTAA
- the ube2wb gene encoding probable ubiquitin-conjugating enzyme E2 W-B isoform X1 yields the protein MHVAVMLPLTLLSVAETQTHSLQQKRLQKELLALQNDPPPGMTLNEKSVQNTITQWIVDMEGAPGTLYEGEKFQLLFKFSSRYPFDSPQVMFTGENIPVHPHVYSNGHICLSILTEDWSPALSVQSVCLSIISMLSSCKEKRRPPDNSFYVRTCNKNPKKTKWWYHDDTC from the exons ATGCATGTTGCCGTGATGCTACCTTTAACCCTGTTGAGTGTGGCAGAAACCCAAACACATTCTCTCCAACAGAAAAGGCTACAAAAGGAATTATTAGCCCTGCAAAATGATCCACCCCCAGGAATGACTCTGAACGAGAAAAGTGTACAGAACACCATTACACA GTGGATTGTAGACATGGAGGGAGCCCCTGGCACACTGTACGAAGGAGAGaaatttcagctgcttttcaaaTTTAGTAGTCGATATCCCTTTGATTCACCTCAG GTAATGTTCACAGGAGAGAATATACCTGTCCACCCTCATGTGTATAGTAACGGTCACATCTGTCTATCTATTCTGACGGAAGATTGGTCGCCAGCCCTCTCAGTGCAATCAGTTTGTCTTAGCATTATCAGCATGTTGTCCAGCTGCAAAGAAAAG AGACGACCGCCTGATAACTCCTTTTATGTAAGAACGTGTAACAAAAATCCAAAGAAGACAAAATGGTGGTATCACG ATGATACATGCTAA